The Candidatus Saccharimonadales bacterium nucleotide sequence TGAAATTTACGACTATCTTCGTCTACTATTCGCTCGTATTGGTGTCCCGCACTGTCCGATAGATGGTAGTGAAGTGCAGCGCCGTACACCACAGGCCATTATTGATGAAATCTTGAAATATGAGACGGGTATGCGTCTTATGATACTTGCCCCAATCGTTAAAAGTAAGAAGGGTGAGTTCGCTCATATTCCTGAACAGTATCGACGACTTGGATTCGCTCGTGCTCGAGTTGATGGGGTTGTTTATGCGCTTGATGAATTCCCAGATCTTGAAAAGAATTACAAACACGACATTGAAATAATCGTCGATCGTATCGCCATGGGAAGCGATATGAACGGGCGTGTGACACAGTCCGTTGAACAGGCGCTCGAGCTTGCCTCTGGAATCGTCGAAGTGCTAAAAGTAGATACAGATAAAGTCGATACCTATTCCCAGCGCTATGCATGCGTGAATCATCCTAATGAAGAAATTCCTGAGCTTGAACCTCGTATTTTTAGTTACAATACTCCCCAGGGTGCATGCCCTGTATGTACTGGACTTGGAAGCCGACTTGAAGTTGATCCTGACCTTGTTTTTAATCCTAATCTTACGCTTACGGAAGGGGCTATTCGTCCATATAATCGCGTCAACAGCGACGCATGGTACATGAGGCGGCTTGCTGAGGTGGCAAAATCACATAAGTTTAGTCTTAACGTTCCTGCTGGTGAGCTTAGTAAAGATAATTTAGATAAAATTCTTTACGGTACTGGTGATGAAAAATACATGGTTAATCTTGGAAGTGGCCGAAGCTACGAGTCGGTGTATGAAGGCGTTGTTCCAAATCTTGAAAGACGACATAAAGAAACCGACAGTGAGTTTATGCGAAAAGACATCGAGCGCTTCATGCGCGAAAGACGATGTAACACATGCAAAGGCGCTCGTCTAAAACCTGTTATTCTAGCGGTGACTGTTCATGGTCTGAGCATTATGGATATTTGTAATCTCGGTGTCGACGATGCACTCGATTTATTCAAGAATACATTGAAATTAACAGAACAAGAACAATTTATTGCTGAGCAGATCATGAAAGAAATTAATGCACGACTTGGATTTATGAGTAATGTCGGTCTTAATTATCTTGAGCTTGCCCGCGCTGCAAATACATTATCTGGTGGTGAGGCCCAGCGTATTCGCCTGGCAACACAAATTGGATCAGGTCTTCAAGGTGTTCTCTATGTGCTCGACGAACCATCAATTGGTCTTCACCAGCGCGATAATGATCGTCTCATTGGAACATTAAAGCATCTCCGAGATCTTGGGAATACTGTTCTTGTGGTTGAGCATGATGAAGATACAATTCGTCACGCTGATTACCTTCTTGATATAGGCCCAGGCGCTGGAGTCGCTGGTGGTGAAGTTGTCGCTGCCGGTACACCGGAAGAAGTGGCAAAGAACCCAGATAGTGTGACAGGACGTTACCTCGCAGGAACTGAAAAAATAGATGTTCCAAAAAAGCGTCGTGCCATCCTGCGTGATCGAAAACTAGTTATTCGGGGCGCAAAAGAAAATAATCTTAAGAATATCGATGTTGCGTTTCCGCTCGGCGTTATGACAGTCGTTAGTGGTGTCAGTGGATCTGGTAAATCAACACTCGTAAACGATATTCTTGCAAAAGAACTTGCAGCTCGTCTTCACAGATCACATGAGGTTCCTGGAGCTCACGAAAACATCGAAGGTATTAATCACCTCGATAAAGTAATCATCATCGATCAATCAGCAATCGGCCGTACGCCGCGTTCTAACCCAGCGACATATACGGGTGTCTTTACGCCAATTCGTGACCTCTTTGCGGCAACGCCGGAGTCTAATATTCGGGGCTACAAATCTGGTCGTTTTAGCTTTAACGTTAAAGGTGGTCGCTGTGAAAATTGTCAGGGTGATGGAATGATTAAAATTGAAATGCACTTCCTACCAGATGTCTACGTAACCTGTGATGTTTGTAAAGGAAAACGCTATAACCGCGAAGCGCTTGAGATAAAATTTAAAGGCAAAACAATTAGTGATGTGCTTGAAATGACCGTTGCGCAGTCAGCTGAATTCTTTGAAAACGTTCCAGCAATTGCTCGTAAACTAAACACACTTGTTGACGTTGGGCTTGGCTATATTCGTCTTGGACAACCTGCAACGACATTTAGTGGTGGTGAAGCTCAGCGTATTAAGCTCGCATCAGAACTCTCTAGGCGCGCAACTGGTAAGACACTATATATTCTCGACGAGCCAACGACTGGTCTTCATAGCGCAGACGTCAAGCGACTACTTGGTATTCTTCAAAAACTAGTTGAAGGTGGTAACAGTATGGTGATTATTGAACACAACCTTGATGTCATCAAATCTGCCGATCACGTTATCGACATGGGTCCTGAAGGTGGTCTTGGTGGTGGTATGGTCGTTGCTGAAGGAACGCCTGAAGAAGTGAGCAAAGTTAAAGCATCATTCACTGGTAGTTACCTAAAGTCGATGTTGTAATGAAGCGACTCTTCTTTTATCAGTACGTTAGAAACGTACGAACCGTTGGTGCGGTTGCACCAAGCTCACGGTTCCTGGCAAAAGCCATGATGAAATCAATAGACTTTGAACAAGCAAAAGTTATTATTGAATATGGTCCTGGTACCGGAGTCTTTACTTCAGAAATTGCAAAAAATATTCTGCCTGAAACGAAGGTTATTATCATTGAGCAAAATAAAGCATTTCATGAACTGTTAAAGAAAACATATGTAGATCATAAAAATATAATCATACTTCATGACTCCGCAGAAAATGTCGAATCAATTCTTAAAAAACACGATATTAAAAAAGTAGACTACATTGTTTCTGGACTTCCATTTGCTGCGCTACCTGTCGAAGTATCCGATCGGATTCTCACAAGTACTAAAAAGCTTGTTCATAGTCACGGTGTATTCATTACTTTTCAGTACACACTTCTTAAAAAGAATTTCATGCACGGCTTCTTTAAAAAGATTATAATCACCCGTGAATATCGAAACGTACCACCAGCCTACGTTTTTACGTGTACAAACTAAAACTATTTACGACGAAGAAGAACGTTTACTTGTCGTTTCGTCGCAGCCCAAACGGCGTCACGTTGCTTCTTGTCTTTGAAAAGATGGTAAAGAGCAGGAAGAAGAGACGCGAGGATAACAATAAGAATGACTGGAAGAATGACCTTATCGATACTTTCAGGTTTCACGCCCATTTTTTCTAACCAACCACCTGCAAAATAACCAGCATACGTCACGCCAACTGCCCATAGTCCAGCACCAATCATGTTGAAAGTAAGAAATACTTTGTAACTCATTTTACCAACACCAGCAATAATAGGGGCAAAGGTTCGAACAATTGGTACGAAGCGGGCAATAATAATAGTCTTGCCACCATGCTTCTCGTAGAACGCTTCTGCGCGCTCCATATTTTCTTGACGGAATAAGATAGAATCTGGACGTTTGAAGATCTTTCTTCCTATCCGCCTACCAAATAGGTAGCCAACACTGTCGCCGAGTACAGCGGCAATGAACAGAATCAGTACCATAAGATGAATGTCAAAGTGGAGAATGCCACCATAGACGAGGAAACCAGCACTAAATAGCACTGTATCACCAGGAAGGAAGAATCCGATAAGAAGACCAGACTCAGCAAAAATAATTGCTGCAAGAATAAGGACGACGGCAAGTGGGCCAACGGAGTTTGTCAGTTCGGTGAGGTTAAAGCCAGGTATCATATCTCTTATCTTAGCATGATATGCCCAGAGGTGGTATAATAGAACACATATTCAAAGAGGAGAAATATGAACGAAATTACCCTAAAGCTCGATGAACGAATTGTTCAGGGCAAAAAAGTTGCTAAACTGCGTGCCGATGGTTTTGTGCCAAGTGTTGTTTACGGTGGAAACGCCGAGCCAATGTCGACACAATCACTTGTTGTTGAGACAACAAAAGTAACACATCAAGCTGGTAAACATACACCAGTGCATTTGATGATAAACGGAAAAAATACACTCGCTATCATTAAGAACATCGACATCGATCCAGTTCGACATGAAGTGCGACACGTAGCCTTCCATACTATTAAGCAAAACGAAAAGATTGTTACTGAAGTGCCAATCCATCTTACTGGTGAAAACGAAAGCCCAGCTGAACGTGCTGGACTCGTTGTCCTCCAGGCAATTGAGCACGTCGAAATCCGTGCCATTCCTGCAAACCTTCCAGAAGCACTCGAAGTATCTATTCTTGGTCTTACAACAACTGAAGATAAGTTAACACTTGCTGACATTAAACTACCTGAGGGTGTTGAGTTTGCAGACCACGAACAAGACGTTGAACTTGTTGTTGCAAACGTTTACGAGCCAAGTGCCCTTCAAGCTGCAAACGAAGCAGCCGGCGGTACAGCTGAAGACGAGTCAGAAGTTGAAGCAGAAAACGGAAGCGAAGAAGCCGCTCCTGATGCTGAAGCAGATACGAAAAAAGAATCTAAATAGAACTAAAACTAGCTAATAAGAGGAGCTGGTATTCCGGCTCCTTTTGTTTTACTAAAAAGGATATATATGAACATTGAAGAATTACAAAAATGGGTTTCTGATGATTGGAAACAACACTCGACCAGTAGCCCATCCGTCGAACTGCAACTACTGTTTATTATGGAAGAGCTTGGTGAAGTTGCCGAAGCAATCCGTAAAAATAGTGGAGATAAAGATCGAATTCAAAAAGTTACTGATCTTGGATCAGAAATTGCTGACCTGATCGTTTCGATTACGACGCTTGCGAACCATTTTAATATTAATCTTACCAACGAGATTAAAGGTTTTCAGGATCGGATTGAAGAGCGCCGAACCACAGCGCGATCAGACTAAGTATAAAAATAAAAAAAACACCTCGTATATATAGAGGTGTTTTCATATAACAAAAAACTTCACTCACGGGGAGATTGTTGGTAGGAAAGTAGCCGGCTGGCATATGCCTCATCTACTATTTTAAATAAAAGGAACATCGAAAAAGTAGGCATAAAAAAGCAGAACCAACGAGAATAGCCCGAAAACACAAGATCCGACCATAGTGTAGGTAACCCACATTTTTGTTGAAGCTTTTTCAGAGTCAACATACTTCGCTTCAATTTCTCCCAACTGAGCAGTTCTTTGAAGAGTCCCGTCTTTGAATTTTGCATTAACCTCTTTATCGACATTGTGATAAACCTTTGACCATTTATCGTGAAAATGTATCGTTTGAAGATAATCTATTGCTCCGGATACTATAGATAATATTTCAATAAATAATATGAAAAGTATGAGCCATTGTTGGTTGGGTGTTAATCTATTCTCAGTCTGTGTAATTACAAATCCTGTAACCGTAAGAGTCAATGTAGCTAAAAGCGCAAAATGAGATATGAGCTGAACTTGGGCATTATTTGAACGATCACTTTGTCTTTCTAGTAGCTTTTGATTACGATCTTTAAAGTTTTCATAGGTTTTATTAACCATTTCTACAGCAGCAACAGGTTCGACCTCTAGGTTATTTACTATAAGTTTGATGCTTTCTGTAAATGGAGCATCTTTCGATACAGTCATTCTATTCCTTTGGTGCACTTTCGGGCACGATAGGCTTCGAAATAATGTCCGCAATGCTAACTGGTGTAGTTGTAGCTAAGTTTTCTGCACCTTTGATTATAGGTTGTATATCAGACATAATTAATACTATTGTATAACAAAAAGTTCGAAGTTCTTCCACTAAGGGGGCTTGAACTTGTAATAAAAATCTCTGTCTGTTATAAATAATAAGTTCTTCAGCGAGGACATAGTCAAATCGTAAGGAAAACCTTGCGACACTGTTCATTAACAACTTGGAAGAAGGCTCAATCATGAAGCGGAAATGTTCGGTTGTTTTATGTCTACTGCTAGTGTTTGCATCTTTGTGCTTGCAAAGTACTGCTGCAAACGCGAACAGTGTATTTGATGACACGTATGTGAAAACGAATACGCTGTACGCAGGCGACGCTAACTGTGAATTCGAAGACAATATCACAAATACGTGGTCGTCTTACATTACAGACGAGACGCGCTGGGGAGGTGAAGTAGTTTCAATGACTGAAGATGCAAAGCTTGCTTTCGTTGAAGCTATGGTAGATGGTGACGTATCTGTCAGTCAAGTGTCGTGGCAGCAAACCTCAACACGAGTGGGAAAATACGTCACGGTCTACTTTTCTGAAGACAAAACCTCATACCTAGATTGGAGTGGGTGGAATAATGCACTGTCGGTTAAGGGCTATCAGTATGGCTTATTAATAGGCTGCAACTCTGGCATCGATACATTACATCCTACGGTGTATCTATTCTCGACACCAGCCTTCAGCACGACCGGAACGCTTTCGCAAAATACGGGAAGTTCCAGTCCGATTGTGACGAATTTCTTCACAAATGCCACTCAAAACCTTCCCACTGGTTATGCCGGTGTGTCGATTGTTACTCAGCCTTCTGGAACGAAGTACGTTGCTATGGGTGATTCATACAGTTCGGGCGAAGGGTCACTTAACTACGATCTTCCTGGTGGTGACTGTCATCGTTCGTCTTCAAGTTATCCGTATTACTTGGTAAATAACCAACCTATACCTCTGGCTCCACTTGTGCCTCTTGATTTTGTGGCATGTAGTGGTGCTATAACAGATGATCTATTCAACTCGAATTCAATCAATACTGCAGAGGATGCTCAGATGAGTCATCTAAAGGCGGACACGGCAGTCGTCACTTTAACGATCGGAGGTAATGACATCGGATTTACTGATGCGACCAACGCGTGCGCTGACTATACAACTCATTCCGGCTATAGTTGCGCGACAAATAGTTCGCTATCAAGCGCAATAAGTAGTCGGATGAGTGCATTTGAAGACTCAACAGTACATGTTAATGCTCCTGGGCAAAATAGGCCAATCCACTCCCTATCGAGCGTGTTGTCAGCGATAGTGACGGCTGCCCCGAATGCAAAAATATACATTGCTGGTTATCCGCATCTGTTCGGTGCATCCACTAGTAACTATGAGTATGACGGTGATGCTCCTGGTGCGTATAAATGCATTGTTACACATGGCATTGGGCCTGTAGTAGCCTTTGCATATAGCGATGCGCAGTGGCTTAATGATAAAGTCGACGAGTTAAACCAGATCGTTTCGGATGCAGTTGACAATTTGGCGAACCCTGACGTGTTATATGTCAGTCCGTCCACATTTGATACTCATGGCCTGTGTGATAGTTCATCATCATACTTGAATGACATCCATTTTACAGGTTTTAACACTGTGAAATCAGAAAGTCTTCATCCGAATGTCGATGGGATAACTTATGGGTATGGTGTTGCATTTGAGGCCAAAATTAATTAGTTTTAGTTAAAGCTATAATGTACTCGCTGAAGAACTAGAGGAGCGGTGTTGCAATTCAGCAACACCGCTCCTCGTCAAATCTATATTTAGAACTATTTGTTAGCTTTTTTTCTGTTTGTGAAATACTTAGCTAGCCCATAGGCTAAAATAGCTAACCCGATTACTAGCCAGAGTACTGCAAATGCATCCGCATAGAACGCATATTTATAGCCGTTATCCAAGCCACACTCTCTAATACCATACAATACTGGACAATGCATTATTAGTAATTGTCC carries:
- a CDS encoding SGNH/GDSL hydrolase family protein encodes the protein MKTNTLYAGDANCEFEDNITNTWSSYITDETRWGGEVVSMTEDAKLAFVEAMVDGDVSVSQVSWQQTSTRVGKYVTVYFSEDKTSYLDWSGWNNALSVKGYQYGLLIGCNSGIDTLHPTVYLFSTPAFSTTGTLSQNTGSSSPIVTNFFTNATQNLPTGYAGVSIVTQPSGTKYVAMGDSYSSGEGSLNYDLPGGDCHRSSSSYPYYLVNNQPIPLAPLVPLDFVACSGAITDDLFNSNSINTAEDAQMSHLKADTAVVTLTIGGNDIGFTDATNACADYTTHSGYSCATNSSLSSAISSRMSAFEDSTVHVNAPGQNRPIHSLSSVLSAIVTAAPNAKIYIAGYPHLFGASTSNYEYDGDAPGAYKCIVTHGIGPVVAFAYSDAQWLNDKVDELNQIVSDAVDNLANPDVLYVSPSTFDTHGLCDSSSSYLNDIHFTGFNTVKSESLHPNVDGITYGYGVAFEAKIN
- a CDS encoding 50S ribosomal protein L25, which produces MNEITLKLDERIVQGKKVAKLRADGFVPSVVYGGNAEPMSTQSLVVETTKVTHQAGKHTPVHLMINGKNTLAIIKNIDIDPVRHEVRHVAFHTIKQNEKIVTEVPIHLTGENESPAERAGLVVLQAIEHVEIRAIPANLPEALEVSILGLTTTEDKLTLADIKLPEGVEFADHEQDVELVVANVYEPSALQAANEAAGGTAEDESEVEAENGSEEAAPDAEADTKKESK
- a CDS encoding MazG nucleotide pyrophosphohydrolase domain-containing protein; its protein translation is MNIEELQKWVSDDWKQHSTSSPSVELQLLFIMEELGEVAEAIRKNSGDKDRIQKVTDLGSEIADLIVSITTLANHFNINLTNEIKGFQDRIEERRTTARSD
- a CDS encoding VTT domain-containing protein, whose protein sequence is MIPGFNLTELTNSVGPLAVVLILAAIIFAESGLLIGFFLPGDTVLFSAGFLVYGGILHFDIHLMVLILFIAAVLGDSVGYLFGRRIGRKIFKRPDSILFRQENMERAEAFYEKHGGKTIIIARFVPIVRTFAPIIAGVGKMSYKVFLTFNMIGAGLWAVGVTYAGYFAGGWLEKMGVKPESIDKVILPVILIVILASLLPALYHLFKDKKQRDAVWAATKRQVNVLLRRK
- the uvrA gene encoding excinuclease ABC subunit UvrA, giving the protein MSEVIKVRGAREHNLKNIDVEIPRDKLVVITGLSGSGKSSLAFDTIYAEGQRRYVESLSSYARQFLGTMDKPDVDQIDGLSPAISIDQKSTSRNPRSTVATVTEIYDYLRLLFARIGVPHCPIDGSEVQRRTPQAIIDEILKYETGMRLMILAPIVKSKKGEFAHIPEQYRRLGFARARVDGVVYALDEFPDLEKNYKHDIEIIVDRIAMGSDMNGRVTQSVEQALELASGIVEVLKVDTDKVDTYSQRYACVNHPNEEIPELEPRIFSYNTPQGACPVCTGLGSRLEVDPDLVFNPNLTLTEGAIRPYNRVNSDAWYMRRLAEVAKSHKFSLNVPAGELSKDNLDKILYGTGDEKYMVNLGSGRSYESVYEGVVPNLERRHKETDSEFMRKDIERFMRERRCNTCKGARLKPVILAVTVHGLSIMDICNLGVDDALDLFKNTLKLTEQEQFIAEQIMKEINARLGFMSNVGLNYLELARAANTLSGGEAQRIRLATQIGSGLQGVLYVLDEPSIGLHQRDNDRLIGTLKHLRDLGNTVLVVEHDEDTIRHADYLLDIGPGAGVAGGEVVAAGTPEEVAKNPDSVTGRYLAGTEKIDVPKKRRAILRDRKLVIRGAKENNLKNIDVAFPLGVMTVVSGVSGSGKSTLVNDILAKELAARLHRSHEVPGAHENIEGINHLDKVIIIDQSAIGRTPRSNPATYTGVFTPIRDLFAATPESNIRGYKSGRFSFNVKGGRCENCQGDGMIKIEMHFLPDVYVTCDVCKGKRYNREALEIKFKGKTISDVLEMTVAQSAEFFENVPAIARKLNTLVDVGLGYIRLGQPATTFSGGEAQRIKLASELSRRATGKTLYILDEPTTGLHSADVKRLLGILQKLVEGGNSMVIIEHNLDVIKSADHVIDMGPEGGLGGGMVVAEGTPEEVSKVKASFTGSYLKSML
- a CDS encoding rRNA adenine N-6-methyltransferase family protein; translated protein: MKRLFFYQYVRNVRTVGAVAPSSRFLAKAMMKSIDFEQAKVIIEYGPGTGVFTSEIAKNILPETKVIIIEQNKAFHELLKKTYVDHKNIIILHDSAENVESILKKHDIKKVDYIVSGLPFAALPVEVSDRILTSTKKLVHSHGVFITFQYTLLKKNFMHGFFKKIIITREYRNVPPAYVFTCTN